CATTTCCTTCACCGCCCCTTCATCAACCAACTCTGGCTTCACCTCAGGGTAATCGGCCACCATGATGCTTTCGCCGTCATGGGGCAACCTCTGCCAGATCTCCTCCGTGATAAAGGGCATATAGGGATGGAGCAATGTGAGGGTCTTATCCAGAACATAGACCAAGGTCTTCTGAGTGATGGTCTTCCGGCTTCCATCGCTCCCCTGATAGAGATAGGGCTTGATCAGCTCCAGGTACCAGTCACACAGCTCATGCCAGACGAAGTGGTAGAGGACCTGGGCCCCTTCGTTAAATCGATATTCCTCCAGGGCCCGGGTGGCCTCGGCGATGGCCTGGTTGAGCTTGGCCAAGATCCATTTATCAGGGGTGCTACAAACTGCAAGGTCCATCCCTTCATGGTCATCTTGGTAGTCCCTCAGATTCATCGAGGAGAATCTCGCCGCATTCCAGATCTTATTGGCGAAGTTTCTATACCCCTCAATCCTCTCCTCGGAGAGGCGGATATCCCTCCCCTGGGCTGCGAAGGCGGCGAGGCTGAAGCGGAAGGCATCGGTGCCATATTTTTCGATCATCACCAGGGGATCGATGACGTTCCCCCTGGTCTTGCTCATCTTTTGCCCCTCAATGTCCCTCACCAAGGCATGGATATATATATCTCGGAAGGGGACATTTCCCATAAATTTGAGCCCCATCATCATCATCCGCGCCACCCAGAAGAAGAGGATGTCAAAACCGGTGACCAAGACTGAGGTGGGATAAAAGAGCTTCAATTCCACTGTCTCGTCCGGCCATCCCATAGTGGAGAAGGGCCACAGGGCTGAGCTGAACCAGGTGTCCAGGACATCGGTCTCCTGCCTGAGCCTAGGGGAGCCGCAGTGGGAACATATCTCGGGCTCATCCCTGGCCACCGTGGCCTGGCCACAATCCTCACAATACCAGGCGGGGATTCGGTGTCCCCACCATATCTGTCGGGAGATACACCAGTCGCGGATGTTGCGCATCCAATCAAAATAGGTCCGCTCCCACATGGGGGGGATGATCCTGGTCTGTTTCTCCTCCACGGCCTTGAGGGCAGGTTCGGCCAAGGGCTTGGTACGGACAAACCACTGTTTGGAGAGGAAGGGTTCCACCATGGTCTTGCAGCGGTAACAGTGCCCCACACTGTGATGGTAGTCCTCTATCTTCAAGAGGGTCCCATCCCTCTGGAAGTCTTCGACGATCCTCTCCCGGCACTGGAACCTATCCAGGCCTTTGTAGGGGCCGGACTCAGCGGTCATCATCCCTTCATCGTCGATGACCTTTACTGCCTCCAGGTTGTGTCTTTGCCCAATCTCAAAATCGTAGGGGTCATGGGCTGGGGTGATCTTCAAGGCCCCGGAGCCAAATTCAGAATCGACATAGTCATCGGCAATGATGGGGATCTTCCTGTTCAGCACTGGCAAGATCACATACTTGCCGATGAGGTCTTTATAGCGTTCATCCTGGGGGTTAACGGCCACCGCCGTATCCCCCATCATGGTCTCGGGACGGGTGGTGACCACCACGATATATCCCCCTTCCTCCAGGGGGTAGCGCAGGTGATAGAGGTGGGCGGGAACCTCATGATGATCCACCTCCAGATCGGAGAGGGCGGTGCGACACCTCGGGCACCAATTGATGATATAGTCCCCTTGATAGATGAGTCCCTCTTCATAGAGGCGCACAAAGACCTCCCTGACTGCCCGGGAGAGGCCCTCAT
Above is a window of Deltaproteobacteria bacterium DNA encoding:
- a CDS encoding valine--tRNA ligase, whose translation is MADISEKIYDPKKVEEKWYRFWLEKGYFRAEVDSPKEPFSIVIPPPNITGSLHMGHALNNTLQDILVRYKRMKGYSCLWMPGTDHAGIATQNVVERELAKEGLDRYQLGREEFIRQVWKWKKKYGGVIINQLKKLGSSCDWSRERFTMDEGLSRAVREVFVRLYEEGLIYQGDYIINWCPRCRTALSDLEVDHHEVPAHLYHLRYPLEEGGYIVVVTTRPETMMGDTAVAVNPQDERYKDLIGKYVILPVLNRKIPIIADDYVDSEFGSGALKITPAHDPYDFEIGQRHNLEAVKVIDDEGMMTAESGPYKGLDRFQCRERIVEDFQRDGTLLKIEDYHHSVGHCYRCKTMVEPFLSKQWFVRTKPLAEPALKAVEEKQTRIIPPMWERTYFDWMRNIRDWCISRQIWWGHRIPAWYCEDCGQATVARDEPEICSHCGSPRLRQETDVLDTWFSSALWPFSTMGWPDETVELKLFYPTSVLVTGFDILFFWVARMMMMGLKFMGNVPFRDIYIHALVRDIEGQKMSKTRGNVIDPLVMIEKYGTDAFRFSLAAFAAQGRDIRLSEERIEGYRNFANKIWNAARFSSMNLRDYQDDHEGMDLAVCSTPDKWILAKLNQAIAEATRALEEYRFNEGAQVLYHFVWHELCDWYLELIKPYLYQGSDGSRKTITQKTLVYVLDKTLTLLHPYMPFITEEIWQRLPHDGESIMVADYPEVKPELVDEGAVKEMERIMGVITGVRNIRGEMGIPPLTFVDVILVTEDEEIAFSLGKYLDFVKDLARVREVMILTRGERPRAAATALADGVEVFVPLQGVVEDPQREQRRLTKELRRLLDELELTQRKLANESFLTKAPPEVVNKERERLQEFSSLKEKLKGRLNIFKELAGGG